One segment of Streptosporangium brasiliense DNA contains the following:
- a CDS encoding helix-turn-helix domain-containing protein: MTGHDWNPDLAHTDRSEHTGQRIARVRKLRNLSQEGLATLANVSRSLIAKVESGSKPATPSLVAAVARACSVDPAEINGQPYRGTDKRSDAVHATIPAIRMALAYVDVAPELDMPPRTLDELALELVRLQKFQKAASHIRLGALLPAVLEELTVQVMESDAPRAWRLLNRAQSLAGSLARRLGYHDLAQVVVERTSVSAQRAEDPHLPHLVSLGRARLLMTLGSWDVALKMIKQTAGKVDQDNPVSTEVFGSLHLSAAIAAARAGKVSDAWEHHGTATEAAARVNPRDRRDPYGLQMNPGNAAIHGCAVAVELGDSDQAIRLDQGVDLAREKVTDERRAHHELDMARAHLWANDHDKALKRMIAAERTAPQMTRFHPSARETVRQLVRVHRRVPEPLRVLENRMSL; encoded by the coding sequence ATGACCGGACACGACTGGAATCCTGACCTGGCGCACACCGATCGCAGCGAGCACACCGGGCAGCGGATAGCCAGGGTACGGAAGCTCCGCAACCTCAGCCAAGAGGGCCTGGCCACGCTGGCGAACGTCTCTCGAAGTCTCATCGCCAAGGTTGAATCCGGCTCGAAACCGGCAACCCCTTCCCTCGTCGCCGCTGTCGCGCGGGCCTGCTCCGTGGACCCGGCAGAGATCAACGGCCAGCCGTATCGAGGCACCGACAAGCGCAGCGATGCCGTTCACGCAACGATCCCCGCGATCCGGATGGCTTTGGCTTATGTAGATGTCGCGCCCGAGTTGGATATGCCTCCTCGGACACTCGATGAACTGGCTCTGGAGCTCGTCAGGCTTCAGAAATTCCAGAAGGCCGCATCGCATATCCGACTTGGCGCTCTCCTCCCTGCGGTCCTGGAAGAGCTCACCGTGCAGGTCATGGAGTCGGATGCTCCTCGTGCCTGGCGTCTGCTCAATCGCGCCCAAAGCCTCGCTGGCTCCCTGGCGCGTCGCCTCGGCTACCACGACCTGGCACAGGTCGTGGTGGAACGGACATCTGTCTCTGCCCAACGCGCCGAAGATCCTCACCTACCTCACTTGGTCAGCCTGGGGCGGGCGCGGCTGCTGATGACGCTTGGCTCATGGGACGTCGCGCTCAAGATGATCAAACAGACTGCGGGCAAAGTCGATCAGGACAACCCGGTGTCAACGGAGGTCTTCGGCTCGCTCCATCTCAGCGCGGCCATTGCCGCCGCACGGGCAGGGAAGGTCTCGGACGCCTGGGAGCATCACGGGACCGCGACTGAGGCGGCGGCACGGGTCAATCCAAGAGATCGGCGTGACCCGTACGGTCTGCAGATGAATCCGGGCAATGCCGCTATCCACGGATGTGCGGTGGCCGTCGAACTAGGTGATTCCGATCAGGCGATACGGCTGGACCAAGGAGTTGATCTAGCTCGGGAAAAAGTCACCGACGAGCGCCGGGCGCACCACGAGTTGGACATGGCACGCGCTCACCTATGGGCTAACGATCATGACAAGGCGCTCAAGCGTATGATCGCTGCCGAGCGGACCGCACCGCAGATGACGCGCTTCCATCCCTCGGCCAGGGAGACGGTACGTCAGCTTGTGCGGGTCCACCGGAGAGTTCCGGAGCCCCTGCGGGTCCTGGAAAACCGCATGTCCCTCTAG
- a CDS encoding FAD-dependent monooxygenase, with amino-acid sequence MSSDVPSFDVAVAGGGPVGMLLAAELALQGVRPVVLERLPTPTGESKAGTLHARTAQSLNRRGLLDEVGRSSYGGVRFHFSGMFELDLGAVAGEGPSIVGSPQAWAEQVFADRAADLGAEIRRGHEVVGLTQDADRVTLTVEGPAGPYELAARYVVGADGARSAVRRLAGIAFTGTPAGVAALMGDVRLLDPLPGGWHRTPRGWLMVWGGGTHGHSRISTYDFRGPHADRQAPVSLEELRGVVEHIAGHPVRMAEPRALTRYGDAALQAETYRRGRVLVAGDAAHVHFPWGGQGLNTGMEDAMNLGWKLAAQVRGWAPDGLLDTYHGERHPVAARVLWNVRAQTALADPDPRVDPLRELFAELMRLEQVNDHLSGMISGTRTAYDVGHPGAGRLAPDTELKTEDGAVSLVELLHRGRPLFLCPLDGGLDSGPGDASGGGPGNASYGGPGGGPGNGSGGGSASGGERPVDVVAGWADRVDTVRAAQCEPLLIRPDGYVAWCPPGDAASLRAALRRWFGEPG; translated from the coding sequence ATGAGTTCCGACGTTCCGAGCTTCGACGTCGCGGTGGCCGGCGGCGGCCCGGTCGGCATGCTGCTCGCGGCCGAGCTCGCCCTCCAGGGCGTCCGACCGGTGGTCCTGGAGCGGCTCCCCACCCCGACGGGGGAGTCCAAGGCCGGCACGCTGCACGCCAGGACCGCCCAGAGCCTGAACCGCCGGGGCCTGCTCGACGAGGTGGGGAGATCCTCCTACGGTGGCGTGCGCTTCCATTTCTCCGGCATGTTCGAACTGGACCTCGGCGCGGTGGCCGGAGAGGGGCCCAGCATCGTCGGCAGCCCGCAGGCGTGGGCCGAGCAGGTGTTCGCCGACCGCGCCGCCGACCTGGGCGCGGAGATCCGGCGGGGACACGAGGTCGTCGGCCTCACCCAGGACGCCGACCGCGTCACGCTGACCGTGGAGGGGCCGGCCGGGCCGTACGAGCTGGCCGCCCGCTACGTGGTCGGCGCCGACGGCGCCCGCAGCGCCGTGCGCAGGCTCGCGGGCATCGCGTTCACCGGCACTCCGGCGGGCGTCGCCGCGCTGATGGGCGACGTCCGGCTGCTGGACCCCCTCCCCGGTGGCTGGCACCGCACCCCGAGAGGCTGGCTGATGGTCTGGGGCGGCGGGACGCATGGCCACAGCCGGATCAGCACCTACGACTTCCGCGGCCCGCACGCCGACCGGCAGGCGCCGGTCTCCCTGGAGGAGCTGCGCGGTGTGGTGGAGCACATCGCCGGCCACCCGGTCCGGATGGCCGAGCCGCGCGCCCTGACCCGGTACGGCGACGCGGCCCTCCAGGCGGAGACCTACCGCCGGGGGCGCGTGCTCGTCGCCGGGGACGCCGCCCACGTGCACTTCCCCTGGGGAGGGCAGGGGCTCAACACCGGCATGGAAGACGCCATGAACCTGGGCTGGAAGCTCGCCGCCCAGGTGCGGGGATGGGCCCCCGACGGGCTGCTCGACACCTACCACGGCGAGCGGCACCCGGTGGCGGCGCGGGTCCTGTGGAACGTCCGCGCGCAGACCGCCCTGGCCGACCCCGATCCCCGGGTCGACCCGCTGCGGGAGCTGTTCGCCGAGCTCATGCGGCTGGAGCAGGTCAACGACCACCTGAGCGGCATGATCAGCGGCACCCGGACGGCCTACGACGTCGGCCACCCCGGCGCCGGCCGGCTCGCCCCGGACACCGAGCTCAAGACCGAGGACGGCGCGGTCAGCCTGGTGGAGCTGCTCCACCGGGGCCGGCCCCTGTTCCTGTGCCCCCTGGACGGCGGCCTGGACAGTGGCCCGGGGGACGCCTCGGGCGGTGGCCCGGGGAACGCCTCGTACGGGGGCCCGGGCGGTGGCCCGGGGAACGGCTCGGGCGGTGGCTCGGCGAGCGGTGGTGAGCGGCCGGTGGACGTCGTGGCGGGGTGGGCAGACCGGGTGGACACCGTACGGGCGGCCCAGTGCGAGCCGCTGCTCATCCGGCCCGACGGCTATGTCGCCTGGTGTCCCCCCGGCGACGCCGCCTCCCTCCGGGCCGCGCTCCGCCGCTGGTTCGGCGAGCCCGGCTGA
- a CDS encoding MFS transporter, protein MPSPSPSQPLTRRRHVGRTLALLAFAQLITSLDFNIVFVALPEIGRDLGFSAHTLQWVTSAYAVTYGGFLLLGGRAADLLGRRRLFVTALLLYAVSSLIGGLAESSGLLVAARAVQGLGGALLFPATLSLVNTLFAEGPERNRALAIWSGAGASGLSLGALLGGVLTDSFGWEAVFYVNIPLAGGAALLAYPLIPADGARQRGRSFDLPGAVTVTAGVTLLAFALIQGPESGWTSPVILVGFALAAVLLAAFLVIEARSRDPLMPLRLLGNRSLSGSMAITLLFGATFNALPYFLTLYLKNMPPGKLLTRCSFSPV, encoded by the coding sequence ATGCCGTCCCCCTCTCCGTCCCAGCCGCTCACCCGGCGCCGCCATGTCGGCCGGACCCTGGCCCTGCTGGCCTTCGCCCAGCTCATCACCTCGCTCGACTTCAACATCGTCTTCGTCGCCCTCCCCGAGATCGGCCGGGACCTCGGCTTCTCCGCCCACACCCTGCAGTGGGTGACCAGCGCGTACGCGGTCACCTACGGAGGCTTCCTGCTGCTCGGCGGACGGGCGGCCGACCTGCTGGGACGCCGGCGCCTGTTCGTCACGGCCCTGCTGCTGTACGCGGTCTCCTCGCTGATCGGCGGGCTCGCCGAGAGCTCCGGCCTGCTGGTCGCAGCCCGTGCGGTGCAGGGGCTCGGCGGTGCGCTGCTCTTCCCCGCCACCCTGTCGCTGGTCAACACCCTCTTCGCCGAAGGCCCCGAACGGAACCGGGCACTGGCGATCTGGAGCGGCGCCGGGGCCAGTGGGCTGTCCCTGGGGGCACTGCTGGGCGGGGTGCTGACCGACTCCTTCGGCTGGGAGGCGGTCTTCTACGTCAACATCCCGCTCGCCGGTGGCGCCGCGCTGCTCGCCTACCCGCTCATCCCCGCCGACGGCGCGCGGCAGCGGGGCCGCAGCTTCGACCTGCCCGGCGCGGTGACCGTCACCGCCGGGGTCACCCTGCTGGCCTTCGCGCTCATCCAGGGCCCCGAGTCCGGCTGGACCTCGCCGGTCATCCTGGTGGGCTTCGCCCTCGCCGCCGTGCTGCTGGCGGCCTTCCTCGTCATCGAGGCCCGCAGCCGTGACCCCCTCATGCCGCTGCGCCTGCTGGGCAACCGCAGCCTGAGCGGATCGATGGCCATCACCCTGCTCTTCGGGGCCACGTTCAACGCCCTGCCGTACTTCCTGACCCTCTACTTGAAGAACATGCCTCCAGGCAAGCTTTTAACGAGATGCAGTTTCAGCCCAGTCTAG
- a CDS encoding carboxymuconolactone decarboxylase family protein, translating to MPHITLNTDEPGIRGLLRFRPETARPLNDLAEVLLRGESTLSRGERELIAAYVSGLNQCRFCTSSHAAFAAA from the coding sequence ATGCCACACATCACGTTGAACACCGACGAACCAGGCATCCGCGGACTGCTGAGGTTCCGCCCGGAGACGGCCCGCCCGCTGAACGACCTGGCCGAGGTGCTGCTGCGCGGGGAGAGCACCCTGTCGCGCGGGGAGCGCGAACTGATCGCGGCGTACGTGTCGGGGCTGAACCAGTGCCGGTTCTGCACCTCCTCGCACGCGGCCTTCGCCGCCGCGTAG
- a CDS encoding carboxymuconolactone decarboxylase family protein yields MALVDQVRADPDGAPISAKLKALLAIAGAVQQSGQRVGDEQIAAARAEGATDVEIHDTVLIAAAFCMFNRYVDGLATIAPDDAADYAMAADRIIAYGYTTTSPVAEPQSG; encoded by the coding sequence ATGGCGCTGGTGGATCAGGTGCGCGCCGATCCGGACGGCGCGCCCATCTCGGCCAAGCTGAAGGCCCTGCTGGCCATCGCGGGCGCGGTCCAGCAGAGCGGGCAGCGGGTCGGCGACGAGCAGATCGCCGCGGCCCGGGCGGAGGGCGCGACGGACGTGGAGATCCATGACACGGTGCTGATCGCGGCGGCGTTCTGCATGTTCAACCGCTACGTCGACGGCCTGGCCACGATCGCTCCCGACGACGCGGCGGACTACGCGATGGCGGCCGACCGGATCATCGCCTACGGCTACACGACCACCTCGCCCGTCGCGGAGCCCCAGAGCGGATGA
- a CDS encoding DUF4262 domain-containing protein has product MFDQLACHCLLCVERDIELDELDRDMMRHVQERGWGVIMIPADEAGPGWAFTVGLWHTLRSPEAAMFGLRVEVLKDCLNTLADRVAAGHRLVADQERDDVIKDYPVVAKTVDTSWYRSLFGMALHFYQQPPLPFMEIVWPDAGGRYPWDPAAAPRLRELQPALWIPKDDHAPGPWTELP; this is encoded by the coding sequence ATGTTCGACCAGCTTGCCTGCCACTGTCTCCTGTGCGTCGAGCGCGACATCGAGCTCGACGAGCTCGACCGCGACATGATGCGGCACGTCCAGGAGCGCGGGTGGGGCGTCATCATGATCCCTGCGGACGAGGCCGGTCCCGGGTGGGCGTTCACCGTCGGGCTGTGGCACACGCTCCGCTCGCCCGAGGCGGCGATGTTCGGGCTCCGGGTCGAGGTGCTGAAGGACTGCCTGAACACCCTGGCCGACAGGGTCGCCGCCGGTCACCGTCTCGTCGCGGACCAGGAACGGGACGACGTCATCAAGGACTACCCCGTCGTCGCGAAGACCGTGGACACGAGCTGGTACCGCTCGCTGTTCGGCATGGCGCTGCACTTCTACCAGCAGCCGCCGCTGCCCTTCATGGAGATCGTCTGGCCCGACGCCGGGGGCCGGTATCCCTGGGACCCCGCCGCGGCGCCGAGACTGCGCGAGCTCCAGCCCGCGCTGTGGATCCCGAAGGACGACCACGCCCCAGGCCCGTGGACCGAGCTGCCCTGA
- a CDS encoding cobalamin-independent methionine synthase II family protein, which produces MDIPTEPIGSIPRPPALLAALTDHAAGRIGDAELATQQAGAVADTIARLEQLGCPVLVDGEQSKPSFVTYPIAGLDGLSPDGAVIPFADGHTRQLPCLTSGPFRYRVHASEYLKQAQRHTRLPVKQAVIAPSALSLLYPADGIADYPRKVFLDDLLAEAEADIRGCLDAGAHAVQLDFTEGRLSLKLDPSGGLLDDFITLNNQLLERFSAAERARIGVHTCPGGDQDSTHSADVDYAALLPKLLGLRAGNFYVQLAGEPDPDRALEVIGAHLRPGTRVFVGVTDPIDPQVETPEQVRDRVLRAARHIPAEQLGTCDDCGFSPFADDTSTSREVAFAKIDARIRGTALAAEALGA; this is translated from the coding sequence ATGGACATCCCCACCGAACCGATCGGCAGCATCCCCCGTCCTCCCGCTCTGCTGGCCGCGCTGACCGACCACGCCGCGGGCCGGATCGGCGACGCCGAACTGGCCACGCAGCAGGCCGGAGCCGTCGCCGACACCATCGCGCGGCTGGAGCAGCTCGGCTGCCCGGTCCTCGTCGACGGCGAGCAGTCCAAACCCAGTTTCGTCACCTATCCGATCGCCGGACTCGACGGCCTCAGCCCCGACGGGGCGGTCATTCCGTTCGCCGACGGGCACACCCGGCAACTGCCGTGCCTGACCTCCGGCCCGTTCCGCTACCGCGTCCACGCCTCGGAGTATCTGAAGCAGGCACAGCGCCACACCCGCCTGCCGGTCAAGCAGGCGGTCATCGCCCCGTCGGCGCTGAGCCTGCTCTATCCTGCCGACGGCATCGCCGACTACCCCCGCAAGGTCTTCCTGGACGACCTGCTCGCCGAGGCCGAGGCCGACATCCGCGGCTGCCTGGACGCGGGTGCGCACGCCGTACAGCTGGACTTCACCGAGGGACGGCTGTCGCTCAAGCTCGATCCCAGCGGCGGGCTGCTGGATGACTTCATCACCCTCAACAACCAGCTCCTGGAGCGCTTCAGCGCGGCCGAGCGGGCCCGGATCGGCGTGCACACCTGTCCCGGCGGCGACCAGGACTCCACCCACAGCGCCGACGTCGACTACGCCGCGCTGCTGCCCAAGCTCCTCGGGCTGCGGGCCGGCAACTTCTACGTCCAGCTGGCCGGCGAGCCCGACCCGGACCGGGCGCTGGAGGTCATCGGCGCCCACCTGCGCCCCGGGACCAGGGTCTTCGTCGGGGTGACCGATCCGATCGACCCTCAGGTGGAGACTCCCGAGCAGGTGCGTGACCGGGTGCTGCGGGCGGCCCGCCACATCCCGGCCGAGCAGCTGGGCACCTGCGACGACTGCGGCTTCTCCCCCTTCGCCGACGACACCTCGACCTCCCGCGAGGTCGCCTTCGCCAAGATCGACGCCCGGATACGGGGGACCGCGCTCGCCGCCGAGGCCCTGGGCGCCTGA
- a CDS encoding MFS transporter — MSTSVEIFPLSRFYFQSVHGYSPLVTGAAFLVPSLMIAAGTQIGERMATRTGMRLTLLTGIVAGAAGTALLATGMSAGGSYWNVLPGIVVMGLGQGLTWTGMWIAAASGVAAGEQGVASGMASTALQVGTALGLAVLVAVAGQDVTGLAGEALLGEITGGLRAAIYVAAAGILLSAFLALTFQRREAAEPRPARVDA, encoded by the coding sequence ATGAGCACCTCCGTTGAAATATTCCCTCTAAGTCGGTTCTACTTCCAGAGCGTCCACGGCTACAGCCCGCTCGTGACCGGGGCGGCCTTCCTCGTGCCGTCCCTCATGATCGCCGCCGGCACCCAGATCGGCGAGCGGATGGCCACCCGGACCGGGATGCGCCTGACCCTGCTCACCGGCATCGTCGCCGGCGCCGCCGGCACCGCCCTGCTCGCCACGGGCATGAGCGCGGGCGGCTCCTACTGGAACGTGCTGCCCGGCATCGTCGTCATGGGGCTCGGGCAGGGCCTGACCTGGACCGGGATGTGGATCGCCGCCGCCTCCGGGGTCGCCGCCGGAGAGCAGGGGGTCGCCTCCGGCATGGCGTCCACCGCCCTGCAGGTCGGGACCGCGCTCGGCCTGGCCGTGCTCGTCGCGGTCGCCGGCCAGGACGTCACCGGCCTGGCGGGCGAGGCCCTGCTCGGCGAGATCACCGGCGGCCTGCGGGCCGCGATCTACGTCGCCGCCGCGGGTATCCTGCTGAGCGCCTTCCTGGCCCTGACCTTCCAACGTCGCGAGGCGGCAGAGCCCCGGCCCGCGCGCGTGGACGCCTGA
- a CDS encoding alpha/beta hydrolase family protein, which yields MRKTMTALLAAALLAVPAVAHAGTVPESPKITFELPPPTGPHALGTTEVHLVDKARSRELMISVWYPARPGKGPRAPYMTPKAAAYFDGGAPALGLRPGQVDWGAVTTHARQDAPAKGRWPVVIYSPGYGVPRTLGTSTVEELASRGYVVVTVDHTYEAPAVEFPDGRLEVARPPQGDRLTHMRQALETRREDIRTVLDRLPSVKGLAPAMDLSRIGVFGHSYGGDTAAEAMRADRRVDAGADLDGWLAHDVGGEAPSPAATEGVDRPFLLMGSPGSTADGRIRDHLTAPAWTSFWERSTGWKLDLSMPGAMHYSFTDVQAFLPELDEELEVVPEVRAQRIGTVDPGRSVAAQRAYLTAFFDQSLKHRPRRLLRGGTSEYPEVTPVR from the coding sequence ATGCGAAAGACAATGACCGCCCTCCTCGCCGCCGCCCTCCTGGCGGTCCCGGCCGTGGCCCACGCCGGCACCGTGCCCGAGAGCCCCAAGATCACCTTCGAGCTGCCCCCGCCCACCGGGCCGCACGCCCTCGGGACGACAGAGGTCCACCTGGTGGACAAGGCCCGGTCGCGGGAGCTGATGATCAGCGTGTGGTACCCGGCCCGGCCGGGGAAGGGGCCGCGAGCGCCGTACATGACCCCGAAGGCCGCCGCCTACTTCGACGGCGGCGCACCCGCGCTGGGCCTGAGGCCGGGCCAGGTCGACTGGGGCGCGGTCACCACGCACGCCCGCCAGGACGCGCCCGCCAAGGGGCGCTGGCCGGTGGTGATCTACTCGCCCGGGTACGGCGTGCCGCGCACGCTCGGCACCTCGACGGTGGAGGAGCTGGCCAGCCGGGGATACGTCGTGGTGACCGTGGACCACACCTACGAGGCTCCGGCGGTGGAGTTCCCCGACGGCAGGCTGGAGGTGGCCAGACCGCCGCAGGGGGACCGGCTCACGCACATGCGCCAGGCCCTGGAGACCCGGCGCGAGGACATCCGGACCGTCCTGGACCGGCTCCCGTCCGTGAAGGGGCTCGCCCCGGCGATGGACCTGTCGAGGATCGGGGTGTTCGGCCACTCCTACGGCGGCGACACCGCGGCCGAGGCGATGCGCGCCGATCGGCGGGTGGACGCCGGGGCCGATCTGGACGGCTGGCTCGCCCACGACGTCGGCGGCGAGGCCCCCAGCCCCGCGGCCACCGAAGGGGTCGACCGGCCGTTCCTGCTGATGGGCTCGCCCGGCAGCACCGCGGACGGGCGGATCAGGGACCATCTGACCGCCCCCGCCTGGACGTCCTTCTGGGAGAGGTCGACCGGCTGGAAGCTGGACCTGTCGATGCCCGGGGCGATGCACTACAGCTTCACCGACGTCCAGGCGTTCCTGCCGGAGCTGGATGAGGAGCTTGAGGTCGTGCCGGAGGTCAGGGCCCAGCGGATCGGCACCGTCGACCCCGGCCGGAGCGTCGCCGCCCAGCGGGCCTATCTCACCGCGTTCTTCGACCAGAGCCTCAAGCACCGGCCGCGGCGGCTGCTGCGCGGTGGGACGTCCGAGTATCCCGAGGTGACCCCCGTCCGGTAG
- a CDS encoding replication initiator, whose protein sequence is MSTVPPFSSDILAAVQRAAMPDFTRWQRMVYATGGCAQPVRLHGERITVDAGTGEVLDVYRTADEPTGFLLTACGNRRASRCPACSATYKDDTYHLIISGLRGGKGVPEDVSGHPRVFATFTAPSFGAVHAHREGKDGKTVPCRPRRDVPVCEHGRLESCGARHDRDDPQVGQPLCLDCYDYQGAVLWNAHAGQLWREFTKAMPSVFARLLGVIRTELRRTLRLSYAKVAEYQARGLVHFHAVIRLDGPEGPADRPPDWATAPLLDRAIRQAAGQVAVPVPSRSPGPVPVLGWGDQLDVRPVYVSSDLGGVSDQRVASYVAKYATKGAESAGTVDRPIRNIWDITSLDVTEHARRMILTCFSLGELPQYRDIPLRRWAHMLGYRGHFSTKSRRYSTTLGDLRQARADHRAEQARLILGLPERDDRETITLQDWRYAGSGHRHGEAFWADNARQHIVTARKIAREREDNRTAAAECPPL, encoded by the coding sequence GTGAGCACCGTCCCTCCGTTCTCCTCTGACATCCTGGCCGCCGTACAGCGTGCAGCCATGCCGGACTTCACCCGGTGGCAACGCATGGTGTACGCCACTGGCGGCTGTGCTCAGCCCGTCCGGCTCCACGGCGAACGCATCACCGTGGACGCCGGGACAGGTGAGGTCCTGGACGTCTACCGGACCGCCGACGAACCCACGGGTTTCCTACTGACCGCGTGCGGCAACCGCCGCGCATCCCGCTGCCCGGCCTGCTCGGCGACGTACAAAGACGACACCTATCACCTGATCATCTCCGGTCTCCGGGGCGGCAAAGGCGTCCCGGAGGATGTGAGCGGCCATCCTCGCGTGTTCGCCACCTTCACCGCTCCGTCCTTCGGCGCGGTCCACGCCCACCGGGAAGGGAAGGACGGCAAGACCGTGCCCTGCCGTCCCCGGCGCGATGTCCCCGTGTGCGAACACGGGCGGCTGGAAAGCTGCGGCGCACGCCATGACCGCGATGACCCCCAGGTCGGACAACCGCTCTGCCTGGACTGCTACGACTACCAGGGGGCGGTGCTGTGGAACGCCCACGCGGGCCAGCTCTGGCGGGAGTTCACCAAGGCCATGCCGTCCGTCTTCGCCCGCCTGCTCGGCGTCATCCGTACCGAGCTACGCCGGACGTTGCGGCTGTCATACGCCAAGGTCGCTGAGTATCAAGCGCGCGGCCTGGTCCACTTCCATGCTGTGATCCGCCTCGACGGACCGGAGGGGCCTGCGGACCGACCGCCGGACTGGGCAACGGCCCCCTTGCTGGACCGCGCGATCCGGCAGGCTGCCGGACAGGTCGCCGTTCCCGTCCCAAGCCGTTCTCCTGGCCCTGTTCCCGTTCTGGGCTGGGGCGATCAGCTCGACGTCCGACCGGTCTACGTCTCCTCGGACCTGGGCGGGGTCAGTGATCAGCGTGTGGCGTCCTACGTGGCCAAGTACGCCACCAAGGGCGCGGAGTCAGCCGGGACGGTAGACCGTCCGATCCGCAACATCTGGGACATCACCAGTCTGGACGTGACCGAACACGCCCGGCGTATGATCCTGACCTGCTTCAGCCTGGGTGAGTTACCCCAGTACAGGGACATTCCCCTGCGGCGTTGGGCTCACATGCTCGGCTACCGGGGGCACTTCTCCACCAAGTCCCGCCGCTACTCCACGACCCTGGGCGATCTTCGGCAGGCACGGGCCGACCACCGCGCCGAACAAGCCCGGCTGATCCTCGGTCTCCCGGAGCGGGACGACAGGGAAACGATCACCTTGCAGGACTGGCGTTATGCCGGGAGCGGGCACCGACACGGCGAAGCCTTCTGGGCCGATAACGCCCGACAACACATCGTCACCGCACGCAAGATCGCTCGTGAACGGGAAGACAACAGAACCGCCGCTGCGGAATGTCCACCTCTTTGA
- a CDS encoding recombinase family protein has product MLRLATLAPGSPIPVVSYARISADLKKDEHGVRDQHRMNHETAKRQGWTVVHEFTDNDKSASKVNVVRDDFEAMVSALRAGQLADGTPVRGVVVVADDRLARRPGDYERFVEAFTLHEGFVFADYRQVKNLYSEDVESMGLYSVVGARIEARKIARRMRDSHRNRASEGRPVGGHRPFGWQADRRTLAPVESRIIQEAAREFIGGRSLNSIVGQWRKLGVRTPRGNEWSVQTLRVMFTSPRLCGWRLFHGEIMRDADGEPIIGEWTPILTQQEWHAVQAIINSRRGRRVGVDGVPLGPLPLPGDAREVHYLLTGFLRCGRPTEDGGICGKSLRVTTPKNSATHRYACQAKGSGGCGGISRRGDLVDFFISELVLNRMAKKAAFNAPRESVEWAGRDELKDAMEQLAMLREQWHARNISNQSYFHDLPILEKKINGLRSEKAKHDAAVKRQEVAAAVDVDDIRRRWYLPEEEGGLPLSQKRAHIRADLITVIIHSAGPGRRAFDPNLLEPVWREE; this is encoded by the coding sequence ATGTTACGTCTGGCAACACTGGCCCCAGGCTCGCCCATTCCGGTGGTCTCCTACGCCCGGATCTCGGCAGATCTCAAGAAGGACGAACACGGTGTGAGGGATCAGCACCGGATGAACCACGAGACCGCCAAGCGCCAAGGGTGGACGGTCGTGCATGAGTTCACCGACAACGACAAGTCGGCGTCCAAGGTCAACGTGGTGCGCGACGACTTCGAGGCGATGGTCTCGGCGCTGCGGGCGGGACAGCTTGCCGACGGCACCCCTGTTCGCGGAGTGGTGGTCGTGGCCGACGACCGCCTTGCGCGGCGTCCGGGCGACTATGAACGTTTCGTGGAGGCGTTCACGCTGCACGAGGGGTTCGTGTTCGCCGACTACCGGCAGGTCAAGAACCTCTACAGCGAAGACGTGGAGAGCATGGGCCTCTACAGCGTGGTCGGGGCCAGGATCGAGGCAAGGAAGATCGCGCGCCGGATGCGTGACTCACACCGCAACCGTGCCAGCGAGGGCAGGCCGGTGGGCGGTCATCGGCCATTCGGCTGGCAGGCCGATCGGCGGACGCTGGCCCCGGTCGAGAGCCGGATCATTCAGGAGGCGGCACGCGAGTTCATCGGAGGCCGCTCGCTCAACTCCATCGTCGGCCAGTGGCGGAAGTTGGGTGTGCGCACACCTCGGGGCAATGAGTGGAGCGTCCAGACGCTCCGAGTCATGTTCACCTCTCCTCGGCTGTGCGGATGGCGGCTCTTCCATGGAGAGATCATGCGGGATGCGGATGGCGAACCGATCATCGGGGAGTGGACGCCGATTCTCACTCAACAGGAGTGGCACGCCGTACAAGCGATCATCAACAGCCGTAGGGGGCGACGCGTCGGGGTGGACGGTGTGCCCCTCGGGCCGTTGCCGCTCCCCGGTGACGCACGCGAAGTCCACTACCTGCTTACCGGATTCCTTCGCTGCGGACGCCCTACCGAGGACGGCGGAATCTGCGGCAAGTCGCTACGGGTGACCACCCCGAAGAACAGCGCCACGCACCGCTACGCGTGTCAGGCGAAAGGCTCGGGTGGCTGTGGCGGAATCAGTCGGCGCGGCGACCTGGTGGACTTCTTCATCTCAGAACTGGTTCTCAATCGGATGGCGAAGAAAGCGGCATTCAACGCTCCTCGGGAATCCGTGGAGTGGGCAGGAAGAGATGAGCTGAAAGACGCCATGGAACAGCTCGCTATGCTCCGGGAGCAATGGCACGCACGGAACATATCCAATCAGAGCTACTTCCACGATCTACCGATCCTGGAAAAGAAGATCAATGGCCTTCGCAGCGAAAAGGCCAAGCACGACGCGGCGGTGAAGCGGCAGGAGGTTGCGGCGGCCGTCGATGTCGATGACATCCGGCGGCGCTGGTACCTCCCCGAGGAGGAAGGCGGCCTACCCCTGTCGCAGAAGCGGGCGCACATCCGGGCCGACCTCATCACCGTGATCATCCATTCGGCGGGGCCTGGTAGGCGGGCCTTCGACCCGAACCTACTGGAACCGGTCTGGCGGGAGGAGTAA